The Salvelinus sp. IW2-2015 linkage group LG6.2, ASM291031v2, whole genome shotgun sequence genome window below encodes:
- the nkx3-2 gene encoding homeobox protein Nkx-3.2, producing MAVRSNSLMPFSIQAILNKKEDSRHLPDLDICFSKTACWKIFGEMDTGSQDFPTACRSDEGACMASDQKSYDSDSGLSDDNDSKRLAVCKSEKNRDPASDVLEESLQDETDHESTAVDNAKGLSDCEPNVSDSNNLDEASCDKSSDQPKQRKKRSRAAFSHAQVFELERRFNHQRYLSGPERADLAASLKLTETQVKIWFQNRRYKTKRRQMAADLMASAPAAKKVAVKVLVRDDQRQYNPGELLRPPLLALQPSYYYPYAYCLPAWTLSTCAGNQ from the exons ATGGCCGTTCGCAGCAACTCCTTGATGCCTTTCTCTATCCAAGCCATTTTGAACAAAAAAGAGGACAGTCGACACTTGCCAGATTTGGACATCTGCTTCTCGAAGACTGCGTGTTGGAAAATATTTGGAGAAATGGATACTGGTTCGCAGGACTTTCCCACGGCGTGTAGAAGTGACGAGGGAGCTTGCATGGCCAGCGACCAGAAAAGTTACGACTCGGATTCAGGTCTCAGTGATGACAATGACAGCAAGAGGCTGGCCGTTTGCAAGTCCGAGAAAAACAGGGATCCTGCTTCAGACGTACTGGAAGAAAGTTTGCAGGACGAAACTGACCATGAATCCACTGCTGTCGATAACGCAAAAGGTCTTAGTGACTGTGAACCTAATGTTTCGG ATTCCAACAACCTAGACGAGGCCAGTTGTGATAAAAGTTCGGATCAGCCCAAACAGAGGAAAAAACGTTCAAGGGCTGCGTTCTCCCACGCGCAAGTGTTCGAGCTCGAGCGTAGGTTCAATCACCAAAGATACCTATCCGGACCAGAGAGAGCAGACCTGGCGGCCTCCCTGAAGCTGACAGAGACGCAGGTCAAAATATGGTTCCAGAACCGCAGATATAAAACAAAACGTCGTCAAATGGCTGCCGACTTGATGGCATCGGCCCCTGCAGCAAAGAAAGTGGCTGTGAAAGTGTTAGTTCGGGACGACCAGAGACAGTACAACCCCGGAGAACTACTGCGGCCTCCGCTCCTCGCTCTCCAGCCGTCGTATTACTACCCCTACGCCTATTGCCTCCCGGCATGGACACTCTCTACTTGTGCTGGGAATCAATGA